A stretch of Hippoglossus hippoglossus isolate fHipHip1 chromosome 20, fHipHip1.pri, whole genome shotgun sequence DNA encodes these proteins:
- the actr3b gene encoding actin-related protein 3B isoform X2, which yields MSLQPSPCVIDCGTGYTKIGYAGNTEPQFIMPSCIAIKESASIGEQAQRRLVQGVDDLDFYIGDEAVDKPNYATKWPIRHGMVEDWDLMEKFMEQVIFKYLRAEPEDHSFLMTEPPLNTPENREYLAEIMFETFNIPGLYIAVQERYCYICPDIVKEFTKYDCDPGKWIKQFHGVNAVSQTAFHIDVGHERFLGPEIFFHPEFANPDFMQPISDVVDEVIQSCPIDVRRPLYKNIVLSGGSTMFRDFGRRLQRDLKRVVDARLRLSEELSGGRIKPKPMEIQVVTHPMQRYAVWFGGSMLASTPEFLQACHSKKDYDEIGPSICRHNPVFGIMS from the exons ATGTCTCTGCAGCCTTCTCCCTGCGTCATAGACTGTGGGACCGG GTACACGAAGATTGGTTACGCTGGAAACACAGAGCCGCAGTTCATCATGCCGTCAT GCATCGCCATCAAAGAGTCGGCCAGCATAGGAGAACAGGCCCAGAGGAGACTTGTACAAGGAGTTGACGACCTGGACTTCTACATTGGAGACGAGGCTGTAGACAAACCCAACTATGCAACAAAG TGGCCGATCCGTCATGGGATGGTGGAAGACTGGGATCTGATGGAGAAGTTTATGGAGCAGGTCATCTTCAAGTACCTTCGAGCAGAACCTGAGGACCACAGTTTCCTCATG acaGAGCCTCCTCTCAACACTCCAGAGAACAGAGAGTACCTGGCTGAGATCATGTTTGAGACCTTCAACATACCTGGACTCTACATCGCTGTACAG gagCGGTACTGTTACATCTGTCCAGACATTGTGAAGGAGTTCACTAAGTACGACTGTGACCCGGGGAAATGGATCAAACAGTTCCATGGAGTAAATGCCGTCAGTCAGACCGCCTTCCACATCGACGTGGGCCATGAACGCTTCCTGGGCCCAGAGATCTTCTTCCACCCGGAG tttgCTAACCCAGACTTCATGCAGCCCATCTCTGATGTCGTGGATGAGGTCATTCAGAGTTGTCCAATCGATGTGAGGAGGCCGCTCTACAAG AACATCGTGTTGTCCGGAGGATCCACCATGTTCAGAGACTTTGGCCGGCGGCTGCAGAGAGACCTGAAGAGGGTGGTTGATGCCCGACTGAGACTGAGTGAAGAGCTGAGTGGAGGACGGATAAAG cCGAAGCCGATGGAGATTCAGGTTGTAACACATCCCATGCAGCGTTACGCAGTCTGGTTTGGAGGCTCCATGCTGGCATCCACG ccgGAGTTTCTCCAGGCGTGTCACTCGAAAAAGGACTACGATGAGATAGGACCGAGCATCTGTCGACACAACCCTGTGTTCGGCATCATGTCCTGA
- the LOC117754275 gene encoding DNA repair protein XRCC2-like produces the protein MTASSLLLLLLLLLLLLLLLHFLENSFSSRPGLALLLIDSISAFYWLDRCEGGASFAEQEDKLSKCSELLGRLLRDYRITVFATCHAIRRSHSGASSDSDRPYLCRPWQRLVTHRLLCTRQEAPNNVSATAGSSEEQGRRQVFTVHCTSCGTKAPRSSSFYVMDGGVEFT, from the exons ATGACTGCTTCCAG cctcctcctcctcctcctgctcctgctcctgctcctgctcctcctccacttcctggaGAACTCCTTCTCATCGAGGCCTGGTCTGGCACTCCTCCTTATTGACAGCATCTCTGCTTTCTATTGGCTGGATCGCTGCGAGGGCGGGGCCAGCTTTGCAGAGCAGGAGGACAAGCTCAGCAAATGTTCAGAGCTGCTGGGCCGACTGCTCAG GGATTACAGAATCACTGTCTTTGCCACCTGCCACGCCATCAGGAGGAGCCACAGTGGAGCCTCCTCGGACTCGGACCGACCATACCTCTGTCGCCCCTGGCAACGACTGGTGACCCACCGGCTGCTGTGCACACGACAGGAGGCTCCTAATAACGTGTCCGCCACAGCAGGAAGCAGCGAGGAGCAGGGGAGGCGCCAGGTCTTCACTGTCCACTGCACCTCCTGTGGGACCAAGGCTCCAAGGAGCAGCTCCTTCTACGTGATGGACGGAGGAGTGGAGTTCACCTGA
- the actr3b gene encoding actin-related protein 3B isoform X1 gives MSLQPSPCVIDCGTGYTKIGYAGNTEPQFIMPSCIAIKESASIGEQAQRRLVQGVDDLDFYIGDEAVDKPNYATKWPIRHGMVEDWDLMEKFMEQVIFKYLRAEPEDHSFLMTEPPLNTPENREYLAEIMFETFNIPGLYIAVQAVLALAASWTSRPVGQRSLTGIVIDSGDGVTHTIPVAEGFVIGSCIKHIPIAGRDITFFIQQLLRDREVGIPPEQSLETAKAVKERYCYICPDIVKEFTKYDCDPGKWIKQFHGVNAVSQTAFHIDVGHERFLGPEIFFHPEFANPDFMQPISDVVDEVIQSCPIDVRRPLYKNIVLSGGSTMFRDFGRRLQRDLKRVVDARLRLSEELSGGRIKPKPMEIQVVTHPMQRYAVWFGGSMLASTPEFLQACHSKKDYDEIGPSICRHNPVFGIMS, from the exons ATGTCTCTGCAGCCTTCTCCCTGCGTCATAGACTGTGGGACCGG GTACACGAAGATTGGTTACGCTGGAAACACAGAGCCGCAGTTCATCATGCCGTCAT GCATCGCCATCAAAGAGTCGGCCAGCATAGGAGAACAGGCCCAGAGGAGACTTGTACAAGGAGTTGACGACCTGGACTTCTACATTGGAGACGAGGCTGTAGACAAACCCAACTATGCAACAAAG TGGCCGATCCGTCATGGGATGGTGGAAGACTGGGATCTGATGGAGAAGTTTATGGAGCAGGTCATCTTCAAGTACCTTCGAGCAGAACCTGAGGACCACAGTTTCCTCATG acaGAGCCTCCTCTCAACACTCCAGAGAACAGAGAGTACCTGGCTGAGATCATGTTTGAGACCTTCAACATACCTGGACTCTACATCGCTGTACAG GCAGTGCTCGCGTTAGCAGCGTCCTGGACGTCCCGGCCGGTCGGACAGAGGTCTCTGACCGGCATCGTCATCGACAGCGGAGATGGAGTCACACACACCATCCCTGTG GCTGAGGGCTTCGTGATTGGCAGCTGTATAAAACACATCCCCATCGCAGGGCGGGACATTACCTTCTTCATCCAacagctgctcagagacagagaggtggggaTTCCCCCGGAGCAGTCGCTGGAGACCGCCAAGGCAGTCAAG gagCGGTACTGTTACATCTGTCCAGACATTGTGAAGGAGTTCACTAAGTACGACTGTGACCCGGGGAAATGGATCAAACAGTTCCATGGAGTAAATGCCGTCAGTCAGACCGCCTTCCACATCGACGTGGGCCATGAACGCTTCCTGGGCCCAGAGATCTTCTTCCACCCGGAG tttgCTAACCCAGACTTCATGCAGCCCATCTCTGATGTCGTGGATGAGGTCATTCAGAGTTGTCCAATCGATGTGAGGAGGCCGCTCTACAAG AACATCGTGTTGTCCGGAGGATCCACCATGTTCAGAGACTTTGGCCGGCGGCTGCAGAGAGACCTGAAGAGGGTGGTTGATGCCCGACTGAGACTGAGTGAAGAGCTGAGTGGAGGACGGATAAAG cCGAAGCCGATGGAGATTCAGGTTGTAACACATCCCATGCAGCGTTACGCAGTCTGGTTTGGAGGCTCCATGCTGGCATCCACG ccgGAGTTTCTCCAGGCGTGTCACTCGAAAAAGGACTACGATGAGATAGGACCGAGCATCTGTCGACACAACCCTGTGTTCGGCATCATGTCCTGA